In Chloroflexota bacterium, one DNA window encodes the following:
- the rpsJ gene encoding 30S ribosomal protein S10 — protein sequence MAKQRIRIKLKAYDHRILDRSVREIVETAERTGAAVVGPIPLPTRIERFTVMRSPFIDKDSREQFEIRTHKRLIEIVDPGAKTIDNLTRLNLPAGVDIEIKV from the coding sequence ATGGCCAAGCAGCGCATTCGCATCAAGCTGAAGGCGTATGATCACCGGATTTTGGATAGGTCTGTGCGAGAGATTGTGGAGACAGCTGAGCGCACCGGCGCTGCTGTCGTGGGCCCAATCCCGCTGCCAACGAGGATCGAGCGTTTCACGGTTATGCGCTCTCCGTTCATTGATAAGGACTCTCGTGAACAGTTCGAGATTCGGACGCACAAGCGTCTGATCGAGATCGTGGATCCTGGAGCCAAAACCATCGATAACTTGACTCGTCTGAACCTGCCGGCCGGGGTGGATATCGAGATCAAGGTGTGA